The following are encoded in a window of Oreochromis aureus strain Israel breed Guangdong linkage group 10, ZZ_aureus, whole genome shotgun sequence genomic DNA:
- the dlb gene encoding delta-like protein B, whose product MAHLHLRCLLALALVNVVLSSGVFELKIHSFHTAQRICRRHRDCHIFFRICLKHPEDVISAEPPCTFGTGQTNVIRADHTSISSSAPIRVPFHFKWPGTFSLIIEAWNAESPTEYTDNQNNLVSRLATRRRLAIGEDWSQDVHFGEQSELRYSYHVFCDEYYFGDGCADYCRPRDDTLGHYTCDEEGNRICLEGWKGNYCSEPICSAECSERHGYCEAPGGCTCRMGWQGPSCNECVRYPGCLHGTCSQPWQCNCQEGWGGLFCDQDLNYCTNHKPCANGATCTNTGQGSYTCNCRPGFGGTNCELETNECDSNPCKNGGSCNDLENDYSCTCPQGFYGKNCEIIAMTCADGPCFNGGTCVETMTGGYTCRCPPSYTGSNCEKKLDRCSNRPCLNGGECLDLGQSILCRCQAGFTGANCQVNIDDCASSPCQNAGTCQDGVNDYTCSCTLGYIGKNCSVRSDACGAHPCQNGGTCFTHFTGPVCQCPKGFMGPSCEFTLQPSFKPALRQTSQPSSTTLTLSCALAILVLVLVAGILYLRRRRRMQGRKQLRDTAVYNDLETVNNLGGNERDAFLGPNGLFKISNSTARLSLSLCPDGRPGYRHNPVENSLSRAERQDFMWRDEAGLR is encoded by the exons ATGGCACATTTGCATCTGAGATGCCTATTGGCTCTGGCCTTAGTGAACGTA GTTTTGTCCTCTGGTGTGTTTGAGCTGAAGATTCATTCCTTCCACACCGCGCAGCGGATCTGTCGAAGACACAGGGActgtcatatttttttcagaatttgCCTGAAACACCCGGAGGATGTCATCTCCGCAGAGCCGCCCTGCACCTTTGGTACCGGACAGACCAACGTCATCAGAGCCGATCACACCTCGATCTCCAGCAGCGCTCCCATCAGGGTGCCTTTCCACTTCAAGTGGCcg GGAACATTTTCGTTGATCATTGAAGCTTGGAACGCTGAATCTCCCACTGAGTACACAG ACAACCAGAACAACCTCGTGAGCCGTTTGGCGACCAGAAGGAGACTTGCCATTGGAGAAGACTGGTCCCAGGACGTGCACTTTGGAGAACAGAGCGAGCTGCGCTACTCCTACCACGTCTTCTGTGACGAGTACTACTTTGGAGACGGCTGTGCTGACTACTGCAGGCCGAGGGATGACACGCTGGGCCACTACACCTGCGACGAGGAGGGCAACCGCATCTGCCTGGAGGGCTGGAAAGGAAACTACTGCTCTGAGC CCATCTGCTCAGCGGAATGCAGTGAGAGGCATGGCTACTGCGAGGCCCCAGGGGGCTGTACGTGCCGCATGGGCTGGCAGGGCCCTTCCTGCAATGAATGCGTACGCTACCCAGGCTGCCTCCATGGGACATGCAGCCAGCCGTGGCAGTGTAACTGTCAGGAGGGTTGGGGGGGCCTCTTCTGTGACCAGGACCTGAACTATTGTACCAACCACAAGCCATGCGCCAATGGTGCAACCTGCACCAACACAGGCCAGGGCAGCTACACCTGCAACTGCCGGCCCGGCTTTGGAGGTACCAACTGCGAGCTGGAGACCAACGAGTGTGACAGCAACCCCTGCAAGAACGGAGGCAGCTGCAAT GACCTGGAGAACGACTACTCCTGCACCTGTCCTCAGGGATTCTATGGGAAGAACTGTGAGATCATTGCCATGACTTGTGCAGATGGTCCCTGCTTCAATGGCGGCACCTGTGTGGAAACAATGACCGGAGGCTACACCTGCCGCTGCCCTCCCAGCTACACTGGCTCCAACTGTGAGAAGAAGCTGGACCGCTGCAGCAACAGGCCCTGTCTAAATG GTGGTGAGTGTCTGGATCTCGGCCAGAGCATCTTGTGTCGTTGTCAGGCGGGCTTCACAGGTGCCAACTGCCAGGTCAACATTGACGACTGTGCCTCAAGTCCCTGCCAGAATGCTGGAACCTGCCAAGATGGTGTAAATGACTACACCTGCTCCTGTACTCTGGGATACATTGGCAAGAACTGCAGCGTGCGCTCGGATGCCTGTGGCGCCCATCCCTGTCAGAACGGTGGCACTTGTTTCACCCACTTCACTGGGCCCGTGTGCCAGTGCCCCAAGGGCTTTATGGGTCCCAGTTGTGAGTTCACGCTTCAGCCCAGTTTCAAGCCAGCTTTGCGCCAAACCTCCCAACCCTCATCTACTACCCTCACCCTCTCCTGCGCTCTGGCTATCCTGGTACTGGTCCTGGTTGCAGGGATCCTCTacttgaggaggaggaggagaatgcAGGGAAGGAAGCAGCTAAGAGACACTGCAGTTTATAATGACTTGGAAACAGTCAACAACCTGGGTGGAAACGAAAGAGACGCCTTCCTCGGCCCCAATGGCCTCTTCAAGATCAGCAACAGCACAGCCCGCCTCAGCCTATCCCTCTGCCCAGACGGCAGACCCGGCTACAGGCACAACCCTGTGGAGAACAGCCTCTCCAGAGCGGAGCGTCAGGACTTCATGTGGAGAGATGAGGCAGGGCTGAGATGA
- the ppp1r14aa gene encoding protein phosphatase 1, regulatory (inhibitor) subunit 14Aa produces MAAKWTNAALEENADEERSRSIPKRHARVTVKYNRKELQRRLDVEKWIDESLDRLYAGQEGDMPEEVNIDDLLDLPNEEERVKKLQELLQKCRSRTETFIKELVVKLQGVHRKDELQSEGIEHPVICHGHYRHEPYHFNNPQQHHHFHHTQEQNQTL; encoded by the exons ATGGCAGCCAAGTGGACAAACGCAGCGCTCGAAGAAAACGCCGACGAAGAGCGCAGTCGTAGCATCCCGAAGAGACATGCCCGAGTTACGGTGAAGTACAACAGGAAGGAGCTGCAGCGACGCCTCGACGTAGAGAAGTGGATCGACGAGAGCCTGGATAGACTGTACGCGGGGCAG GAGGGTGACATGCCAGAGGAGGTTAACATTGATGATTTGCTCGACCTTCCGAATGAAGAGGAGCGAGTCAAAAAGTTGCAG gAACTTCTTCAAAAGTGCAGAAGCCGCACAGAG ACCTTCATCAAAGAGCTGGTGGTGAAGCTACAAGGAGTTCACAGGAAGGATGAGCTGCAGAGCGAAGGCATCGAGCATCCGGTCATCTGTCATGGCCACTATCGCCATGAGCCTTATCACTTCAACAACCCACAGCAGCACCACCACTTTCACCACACCCAAGAGCAAAATCAGACCCTCTGA